A DNA window from Drosophila virilis strain 15010-1051.87 chromosome 4, Dvir_AGI_RSII-ME, whole genome shotgun sequence contains the following coding sequences:
- the Cda5 gene encoding mucin-5AC isoform X11 produces the protein MRNTNSNMQFSTHRRSLYWLLGLCLLLFETGLTNAQSKRTPRVTNSRSFSTNVKSTSSNGVSFDCPEEFGYYPHPTDCTQYYVCVFGGALLESCTGGLMYSHELQTCDWPRNVGCELVDSGTSATSTEVGNASRNKPQQHVPSRIRFGAAFTSPAATQKTITVPPQYHRSPPQIIPAQVQHIPPPPELAVSPNPVVTSRGQPKSLLDSQEEIAKLYAEAQETLPPVEEEESDRQQRVYRGQPSTVSQVQRDRDGILHQASINAIPNHGKIGSYTFGTAYRVESSSPSSLTAQTSDNIFLQPSSQASPSQFASNRNYYNTSIFNHGGGYQTPQQAQQQQQPSPFQQPQQQQQQAPALPNPYDSSYYSVYDDDIDLYRDIEYQQQQEQHQQKSQPYQSTVRQQQQSTYRPLEILTTPTPPQRPSYSSQPTLSYNTDYDEDLNAQIEQDNVYDQPTRTPQRAEAMTIQALDTRTTASTTERSAARPDGRNYYDTFTTPITNYEETDYSYSSSAEYAQNLPADYYQSEQTLVKTRPSTQAPKSKNTDDYYLIANDVAHSTSAFKVDPTKKYTTMTPTRPPISKSSSVPIRNTNKIATTTTQTVTKPPETTTTTKTTTLNPSSSKAHANKNFKQNVIIKLKTTTSPRTTQAPSTKSPTTSTIKKPSLPTYDSNPFLKSKLQFLAKSLISAVAGSQSQNINDTRTPTQVQSTVTPPFSESWALANDSANSSSTQKYVETIYDETQNVQNVQGEEISSGRNFDTITSPKFLDFINAAAYGASNLVRAPTEKSFKTLYTRENIYNGLEKDKAISTEQNQSKRIQSYVLSDVKPQSFRPTINNSSRAASSDLLDSSSTARPNKAYEYSLESGSHGFTLKAKESLNEENVSEPLFERPESGQRLKPSTTTTTTRLPHTLVNHVSTENEDIIPTTYAPLRIWRNGRPTIKQTHRKPTKMPLLSVTDLSSTTAKATTTTIKAPNTFSSSTERASSGQSFTSRANIFKDNLNRATSNPGMRFVSPYKSLESLLQDERMPHNSLRTTTRTRYANAPASIPFLQTTPKSTHNSFPTNIIQNNATQIVLETMTNGNMRNFSISDVILSTFSPQRPSLPRATTTTTAKTTTTNKIPTEAALTTTILEPTVATVVTSPSIQVSEIAVRARGRSRYTAATISYNLDSVDEPTTYAPKFKIPNSYELRSSTSKPLLRRKAHRGRAATSLRQTISEPTARSGEKYETYKAAQKAKETVYRYQIAPSSAKPITAEDTSSLKRNPNENEALISDTPRAEALIAQQPLENKHNNSIEQSISTETSASSIQDVHIITDRPPVKYLYSNKYRQKTAERTLADSLQNAGYITTANGRTKFRATNVLEQLQHFLSASDSDESGSSQFVDEVYGSEIKASVNEITPGFSTNRSAMTTMRSTTAMSASLPTTRVPLFAFKSTGNPSKSYTPTPTISIIETDATKANISIPDISTEPVPSTTTATPSVTISSPPTTRVSRVNNALKSSIAAAAAQSSSPVSTSSTYQMPGGRANKFQYGLASNSNNNQHQYNNNNAAVAAVSVKCSDSTLSPKCNEIPSRNNNRNRGSSIFTNQDRDTAATPNRGTHPPRTRPTLKPAGTIVSKAQEFVDIYRYPPSRPDPLYPQPTPDKTAAKCRKDVCLLPDCYCGGKDIPGELPVESIPQIVLLTFDDSVNDLNKQLYTDLFEKGRVNPNGCPITATFYVSHEWTDYSQVQNLYADGHEMASHTVSHSFGEQFSQKKWTREIAGQREILAAYGGVKLSDVRGMRAPFLSVGGNKMYKMLYDSNFTYDSSMPVYENRPPSWPYTLDYKIFHDCMIPPCPTRSYPGVWQVPMVMWQDLNGGRCSMGDACSNPSDSEGVTKMIMKNFERHYTTNRAPFGLFYHAAWFTQPHHKEGFIKFLDAINAMQDVWIITNWQALQWVRDPTPTSRINSFQPFQCDYSDRPKRCNNPKVCNLWHKSGVRYMKTCQPCPDIYPWTGKSGIRSSRIDNEVEEPSAQN, from the exons GGTTGACGAATGCACAAAGCAAACGTACACCACGTGTCACTAATTCACGCAGTTTTAGCACCAATGTTAAGTCTACCAGCTCAAATGGGGTTAGCTTTGACTGTCCCGAAGAGTTTGGGTATTACCCTCATCCCACGGACTGCACACAGTATTACGTATGCGTATTCGGTGGTGCGTTACTCGAGAGCTGTACTGGAGGTCTTATGTACTCGCATGAACTGCAGACTTGTGATTGGCCCAGAAACGTGGGTTGCGAACTGGTGGATAGTGGCACGTCGGCCACCTCTACCGAAGTAGGTAACGCCTCACGTAATAAGCCACAGCAACATGTTCCCAGCCGCATTCGCTTTGGGGCCGCCTTCACCAGCCCTGCAGCTACACAAAAGACAATCACAGTCCCGCCACAGTATCATCGTTCACCTCCACAAATCATACCAGCGCAGGTTCAGCACATACCACCGCCCCCAGAATTGGCCGTATCACCAAATCCGGTGGTCACGTCACGCGGACAACCAAAATCGCTTCTGGACTCGCAGGAGGAAATAGCTAAG CTCTACGCTGAGGCACAAGAAACGCTGCCACCAGTTGAAGAGGAGGAAAGCGATCGTCAGCAACGTGTTTATCGTGGCCAGCCGAGTACTGTTAGCCAAGTACAGCGGGACCGCGATGGCATCCTACACCAGGCCAGCATAAATGCTATACCCAATCATGGAAAAATTGGGTCCTACACGTTCGGAACAGCTTACAG AGTTGAGTCATCTTCTCCGTCATCGCTGACGGCGCAAACTTCCGATAACATATTTCTACAACCAAGCTCACAAGCTTCGCCGTCACAGTTTGCATCCAATCGTAACTACTACAACACATCCATATTCAATCATGGGGGTGGCTACCAAACACCACAGcaggcgcaacaacaacaacaaccgtcACCATTTcaacaaccgcaacaacaacagcaacaggcacCTGCCTTACCAAACCCCTATGATTCATCATACTATTCTGTTTACGACGACGATATTGATTTATATAGGGACATTGAgtatcaacagcagcaagaacagcatCAGCAAAAGTCCCAGCCATACCAGTCCACAGTGcgtcaacaacagcaatcaaCTTATAGACCGTTAGAAATATTGACTACGCCGACACCACCCCAAAGACCAAGCTACAGTAGCCAGCCCACTTTAAGCTATAATACGGACTATGATGAGGATCTCAATGCACAG ATCGAACAGGATAATGTGTACGATCAACCTACGCGAACTCCGCAACG GGCCGAAGCGATGACCATACAAGCCCTGGACACGAGGACAACTGCCTCGACGACTGAAAGATCAGCTGCAAGGCCTGATGGGCGCAACTACTACGACACATTTACCACACCTATTACAAACTATGAAGAGACCGATTACAGCTATTCCAGCTCAGCAGAGTATGCCCAAAATTTACCCGCGGACTACTATCAAAGCGAGCAAACTCTAGTGAAGACTAGGCCGAGCACTCAAGCTCCGAAATCAAAAAATACGGACGATTATTATCTGATTGCCAATGATGTCGCACATTCTACTTCAGCTTTTAAAGTAGATCCGACTAAGAAGTACACGACAATGACACCCACACGTCCTCCGATCTCAAAGTCATCTTCAGTACCAATCAGGAATACAAACAAGATTGCCACAACTACAACACAAACAGTCACAAAGCCACCTGAAaccactacaacaacaaaaacaactacatTGAACCCTTCCAG CTCAAAAGCgcatgcaaataaaaactttaagcaaaatgttataatcaaattaaagaCAACCACATCACCACGTACCACACAAGCACCCAGTACAAAATCCCCAACGACCAGCACAATAAAGAAACCGTCACTCCCCACATATGACTCCAATCCCTTTCTCAAATCCAAACTTCAATTTCTGGCCAAGTCCCTGATCAGTGCTGTGGCTGGCAGTCAAAGCCAAAATATCAATGACACAAGAACTCCGACCCAAGTCCAATCTACAGTCACACCTCCATTCAGCGAATCGTGGGCGTTGGCAAATGACAGTGCAAATAGTAGTAGTACTCAAAAGTATGTTGAGACAATTTACGATGAAACCCAGAATGTGCAGAATGTCCAGGGGGAAGAGATATCTAGTGGTCGTAATTTTGACACAATCACATCGCCCAAGTTTCTGGATTTCATCAATGCCGCAGCTTATGGAGCCAGCAACTTAGTGCGCGCGCCCACAGAAAAGTCATTTAAGACTCTTTACACAAgggaaaatatatacaacgGCCTTGAAAAAGACAAAGCAATATCCACCGagcaaaatcaaagcaaacgTATACAAAGCTATGTGCTCTCCGATGTTAAGCCCCAAAGCTTTAGGCCAACTATAAACAATTCGTCAAGGGCTGCGTCATCGGACCTGTTAGATAGCTCAAGTACAGCAAGACCCAACAAAGCATACGAGTATAGTCTGGAAAGCGGTTCTCATGGATTTACCTTAAAAGCTAAGGAATCGCTAAATGAGGAGAACGTGTCTGAGCCACTGTTTGAACGCCCTGAAAGTGGGCAACGCCTTAAGcccagcacaacaacaacaacaacacgtttGCCACATACATTAGTCAATCATGTTAGCACGGAGAATGAAGATATTATACCTACAACGTATGCCCCGTTACGTATTTGGCGCAACGGCCGTCCAACTATTAAGCAAACACATAGGAAACCGACCAAAATGCCATTATTAAGCGTCACTGATCTGTCCAGCACTACTGCGAAAGCAACTaccacaacaataaaagcacCTAATACTTTTAGTTCTAGTACCGAACGAGCGAGCTCTGGACAAAGTTTTACATCCCGTGCAAATATATTCAAGGATAACCTTAACCGTGCTACGAGCAACCCAGGAATGAGATTTGTTTCGCCCTATAAGAGCCTTGAAAGTTTGCTTCAAGACGAAAGGATGCCACACAACAGCctcagaacaacaacaagaacacgCTATGCAAATGCTCCTGCCTCAATACCGTTTCTCCAAACAACGCCAAAGTCTACACACAATAGCTTTCCTACAAACATTATTCAAAACAATGCCACTCAAATTGTCCTTGAAACTATGACAAACGGCAATATGCGCAACTTTAGCATAAGTGATGTAATTCTAAGTACTTTCAGTCCTCAAAGACCAAGCTTGCCGCGtgcaactacaacaaccaCTGCCAAAACCACAACCACAAATAAAATACCCACAGAGGCTGCGCTTACTACTACAATTTTAGAACCAACAGTAGCTACAGTAGTGACTTCGCCCTCAATACAGGTGTCTGAAATCGCAGTGCGTGCACGTGGCCGGTCGCGGTACACGGCAGCTACCATCAGCTATAATTTAGATAGTGTTGACGAGCCGACCACTTATGCCCCTAAATTTAAGATACCCAATAGCTATGAACTGAGGAGCTCCACATCTAAACCACTTTTAAGACGCAAAGCGCATCGTGGTCGAGCTGCTACCAGCCTCCGGCAAACGATATCCGAACCGACAGCTAGGTCCGGagaaaaatatgaaacttATAAAGCAGCTCAAAAGGCCAAAGAGACGGTTTATAGGTATCAAATAGCCCCATCCTCTGCAAAGCCAATAACTGCTGAGGATACAAGTTCACTGAAACGCAACCCAAATGAAAACGAAGCCTTAATCTCAGATACCCCGCGTGCAGAAGCCCTTATTGCACAGCAACCACTCGAAAATAAACATAACAATAGCATAGAACAGAGCATTAGCACAGAGACATCTGCTAGTTCTATCCAAGATGTTCATATTATAACCGACCGGCCACCTGTTAAGTATCTATATTCGAACAAATATCGGCAGAAAACAGCGGAGCGCACACTGGCGGATAGTCTGCAGAATGCCGGGTACATAACGACGGCGAACGGACGAACCAAGTTTCGTGCTACCAATgtgctggagcagctgcaacattttCTTTCCGCCAGTGACAGTGATGAGAGCGGGTCATCGCAATTCGTTGATGAAGTTTATGGTTCAGAAATAAAAGCTTCTGTTAATGAGATAACACCGGGCTTTTCAACAAACCGTAGTGCAATGACTACAATGAGATCCACTACTGCCATGTCTGCATCACTGCCAACCACACGCGTCCCACTTTTTGCATTTAAGTCGACAGGAAACCCATCCAAATCATATACCCCAACCCCTACTATTAGCATAATAGAAACAGATGCAACAAAGGCTAACATTAGCATCCCAGATATTAGTACTGAACCTGTCCCTTCAACTACGACTGCCACTCCCTCTGTAACTATATCTTCTCCACCAACAACACGAGTTTCGAGGGTAAATAACGCCTTGAAGTCGTcaattgccgctgctgccgcccaATCATCTAGCCCGGTCTCAACCTCATCCACATATCAAATGCCAGGGGGTAGAGCTAACAAATTTCAATATGGCCTTGCCtccaacagtaacaacaaccaacaccaatacaacaacaacaatgccgctgtcgctgctgtctCGGTGAAGTGCTCCGATAGCACACTGAGCCCTAAGTGCAACGAAATCCCCTCAAG AAACAACAATAGAAACCGTGGCAGTTCAATATTCACGAATCAGGATCGTGATACTGCTGCCACTCCTAACAGAGGGACTCATCCACC ACGGACGCGTCCAACGCTTAAGCCGGCTGGCACAATAGTCTCAAAGGCTCAAGAGTTTGTGGACATATACAGATATCCGCCTTCCCGACCGGATCCACTTTACCCACAGCCTACGCCGGATAAGACGGCTGCCAAGTGCCGTAAAGATGTTTGTTTACTGCCTGATTGCTATTGCGGTGGCAAGGACATACCCG GCGAACTACCGGTTGAAAGCATACCTCAAATCGTACTGTTGACCTTCGATGATTCCGTAAATGATTTGAATAAACAATTGTATACTGATCTTTTTGAGAAGGGACGTGTGAACCCTAATGGCTGCCCCATAACAGCGACATTCTATGTCTCTCACGAATGGACTGATTACAGTCAAGTGCAGAATCTTTACGCCGATGGACATGAAATGGCATCGCACACAGTGTC TCATAGCTTTGGCGAGCAGTTCTCACAAAAGAAATGGACTCGGGAAATAGCTGGTCAACGCGAAATACTCGCTGCCTATGGCGGCGTCAAGCTATCTGACGTAAGGGGTATGCGTGCTCCTTTCCTCTCAGTTGGTGGTaacaaaatgtacaaaatgcTGTATGACTCAAATTTCACCTACGACTCGTCGATGCCGGTCTATGAAAATCGACCTCCATCGTGGCCGTACACTCTTGACTATAAGATCTTCCACGATTGTATGATACCGCCCTGTCCGACACGAAGCTATCCGGGGGTTTGGCAAGTACCCATGGTCATGTGGCAGGACTTGAACGGCGGACGCTGCTCTATGGGAGATGCCTGCTCAAATCCAAGTGATTCAGAGGGTGTAACCAAAATGATTATGAAGAATTTCGAACGTCATTATACCACCAATAG GGCACCGTTTGGATTGTTTTATCATGCCGCTTGGTTTACGCAACCGCATCACAAGGAAGGGTTTATAAAGTTCCTCGATGCCATAAACGCCATGCAGGATGTTTGGATCATAACAAATTGGCAGGCTCTACAATGGGTGCGCGATCCAACACCTACGTCTAGGATAAATTCTTTCCAGCCATTCCAATGTGATTACTCG GACCGACCCAAACGTTGCAATAATCCAAAAGTCTGCAATCTGTGGCACAAATCTGGAGTTCGATACATGAAAACATGTCAGCCCTGCCCCGACATCTACCCATGGACTGGAAAATCCGGCATACGTTCATCACGCATCGACAACGAAGTTGAAGAGCCTTCCGCGCAAAACTGA